A window from Branchiostoma lanceolatum isolate klBraLanc5 chromosome 9, klBraLanc5.hap2, whole genome shotgun sequence encodes these proteins:
- the LOC136441527 gene encoding heme-binding protein 2-like isoform X1, producing the protein MALFLTVIMMRYYLLALGCVVLSQAVVGSRPDFCNSECPEFDSVRTTDDYEVRRYRDTTWVSTKVSSVNFGLASSSAFQKLFAYIRGENEAGVDIDMTQPVLVKIPEETTWWLWKEYTVSFMLPQQHWSNPPRPTNTDVYVEVMPQMTAYVKSYGGWADGWNTDSHRQEVEQKLTEEGRTFEDNFYFSAAYNAPFEMTNRRNEVWVLRN; encoded by the exons ATGGCTTTGTTTCTTACAGTCATCATGATGCGGTACTACCTTCTAGCCCTTGGGTGTGTGGTCTTGAGCCAGGCAGTTGTCGG ATCCCGGCCCGACTTCTGTAACTCAGAGTGCCCTGAGTTCGACAGTGTGCGCACCACCGATGACTACGAGGTCCGGAGGTACAGGGACACCACGTGGGTCTCCACCAAGGTTAGCAGCGTGAACTTCGGCCTCGCCAGTTCCAGTGCCTTCCAGAAACTGTTCGCCTACATCAGAGGAGAAAATGAAGCCG GAGTTGACATCGACATGACCCAGCCTGTGTTGGTTAAGATTCCCGAGGAGACGACTTGGTGGCTGTGGAAGGAGTACACCGTCTCCTTCATGCTGCCCCAGCAGCATTGGAGCAACCCACCAAGGCCGACCAACACTGAC GTATACGTCGAAGTCATGCCTCAGATGACAGCGTATGTGAAGTCGTACGGAGGCTGGGCTGACGGGTGGAATACCGACTCTCACCGCCAGGAGGTGGAACAGAAACTGACGGAGGAGGGCAGAACTTTCGAGGACAACTTCTACTTCTCGGCGGCGTATAATGC TCCTTTCGAGATGACCAACCGTCGCAACGAAGTCTGGGTGTTGAGGAACTAG
- the LOC136441527 gene encoding heme-binding protein 2-like isoform X2 — MMRYYLLALGCVVLSQAVVGSRPDFCNSECPEFDSVRTTDDYEVRRYRDTTWVSTKVSSVNFGLASSSAFQKLFAYIRGENEAGVDIDMTQPVLVKIPEETTWWLWKEYTVSFMLPQQHWSNPPRPTNTDVYVEVMPQMTAYVKSYGGWADGWNTDSHRQEVEQKLTEEGRTFEDNFYFSAAYNAPFEMTNRRNEVWVLRN, encoded by the exons ATGATGCGGTACTACCTTCTAGCCCTTGGGTGTGTGGTCTTGAGCCAGGCAGTTGTCGG ATCCCGGCCCGACTTCTGTAACTCAGAGTGCCCTGAGTTCGACAGTGTGCGCACCACCGATGACTACGAGGTCCGGAGGTACAGGGACACCACGTGGGTCTCCACCAAGGTTAGCAGCGTGAACTTCGGCCTCGCCAGTTCCAGTGCCTTCCAGAAACTGTTCGCCTACATCAGAGGAGAAAATGAAGCCG GAGTTGACATCGACATGACCCAGCCTGTGTTGGTTAAGATTCCCGAGGAGACGACTTGGTGGCTGTGGAAGGAGTACACCGTCTCCTTCATGCTGCCCCAGCAGCATTGGAGCAACCCACCAAGGCCGACCAACACTGAC GTATACGTCGAAGTCATGCCTCAGATGACAGCGTATGTGAAGTCGTACGGAGGCTGGGCTGACGGGTGGAATACCGACTCTCACCGCCAGGAGGTGGAACAGAAACTGACGGAGGAGGGCAGAACTTTCGAGGACAACTTCTACTTCTCGGCGGCGTATAATGC TCCTTTCGAGATGACCAACCGTCGCAACGAAGTCTGGGTGTTGAGGAACTAG